A stretch of Paenibacillus peoriae DNA encodes these proteins:
- a CDS encoding DegT/DnrJ/EryC1/StrS family aminotransferase, translating to MVITRTGAEYNDMRHISIAKPSIGTEEIEAVTRVLESGQLAQGETVYQFEREFSEHFGYTGSAAVANGTAALHVALLAAGVKPGDKVLTTPFTFVATSNAILYCNAVPVFVDVDEASFNISPEAIRKAANDFPEARYLVLVHLFGQSCEMDKIVEIANEFNLTIIEDCAQAHGATYQSKPVGTFGCGGTFSFYPTKNMSTGEGGMIVSQDTQFLDTSKLLINHGSKQRYVHEVLGYNYRMTNIAAAIGIEQLKKIDQMNSARRKNAEYYFSNIHNNLVTLPFVHKYSHHVFHQFTITTTYRDQLVSYLTEKGIGTGIHYQLPVHKQTHIKEYLASVKQKQYSCPTADKLSEQVLSIPVSPALSMEDLEYVVQTINNFSV from the coding sequence GTGGTAATCACAAGAACAGGAGCTGAATATAACGATATGAGACACATTTCCATAGCAAAGCCATCGATAGGAACAGAAGAAATTGAAGCCGTAACTCGAGTTTTGGAAAGTGGACAGTTAGCTCAGGGAGAGACGGTTTACCAATTTGAGAGAGAGTTTTCAGAGCATTTTGGTTATACAGGATCAGCAGCGGTTGCCAATGGTACTGCAGCTTTGCATGTTGCTCTATTGGCTGCAGGTGTAAAGCCAGGAGATAAGGTTCTAACTACTCCATTCACCTTTGTAGCAACTAGTAATGCTATATTATATTGCAATGCAGTCCCTGTTTTTGTAGATGTAGACGAGGCCAGTTTTAATATTTCACCGGAAGCTATACGTAAGGCAGCCAATGATTTCCCCGAGGCAAGATATCTTGTGCTTGTTCATTTGTTTGGACAATCTTGCGAAATGGACAAAATAGTTGAAATAGCTAATGAATTTAATCTAACCATTATTGAAGATTGTGCTCAAGCGCATGGGGCAACTTATCAATCCAAGCCAGTAGGTACATTTGGATGTGGTGGCACGTTTAGCTTTTATCCTACCAAGAACATGTCTACTGGGGAGGGGGGAATGATTGTTTCTCAGGATACACAGTTCTTGGATACTAGTAAATTGCTAATCAATCATGGTTCAAAACAAAGATACGTACATGAAGTACTTGGCTATAATTATAGAATGACTAATATTGCGGCAGCTATCGGTATTGAGCAACTCAAGAAAATTGATCAAATGAATTCTGCTCGAAGAAAAAATGCGGAATATTATTTCTCCAATATACACAACAATCTGGTTACGTTACCATTTGTTCATAAGTATTCACATCATGTGTTTCATCAATTCACAATAACGACTACCTATAGAGATCAACTCGTAAGCTATTTAACTGAAAAAGGAATTGGGACGGGCATTCATTATCAATTACCGGTCCATAAGCAAACGCACATAAAAGAGTACCTGGCATCTGTTAAACAAAAGCAGTATTCATGTCCTACAGCAGATAAACTATCAGAGCAGGTTCTGTCTATTCCTGTGAGCCCTGCGCTGTCCATGGAAGACCTTGAGTATGTGGTTCAGACAATTAATAACTTTTCTGTATAA
- a CDS encoding Gfo/Idh/MocA family protein, translating into MKVRVAVIGTGNMGLHHIRNLYHNPNVDLVGVVDIDEERIKQAQKLFSVEGFKDYRELLGKVDAVSIVTPTSTHYEIAKFFLANHVNVLLEKPITQEIRDAEMLIEISEKTGSRLAIGHIERFNPVMTELKQLLNGKKPVFIDIHRESPFDPRIFDTDVISDLMIHDIDLIYYLLNEPVQVISAQGVCVHSDRNDLVNAQLISRSGVLISITTSRATEQKIRSWRIIMPEKLIEADLLERKLYLTRRTSVGVDLFQTGFDHKYTQEQITAKVLVANHEPLHMEINDFIKSIQTGVAPQTGGTEGLQALKIVKEIQKATTGVSKSW; encoded by the coding sequence ATGAAAGTTAGAGTTGCTGTCATTGGTACAGGTAATATGGGTCTTCATCATATACGGAATTTATACCATAATCCTAATGTGGATTTAGTTGGCGTGGTAGATATTGATGAGGAACGAATAAAGCAGGCGCAAAAATTGTTTAGTGTGGAAGGGTTCAAAGATTACAGAGAACTTCTAGGAAAAGTTGATGCAGTAAGCATAGTAACACCAACAAGTACGCATTATGAGATTGCTAAGTTTTTTCTTGCAAATCATGTGAATGTTCTTCTAGAAAAGCCCATTACTCAAGAGATCCGCGATGCTGAGATGCTTATTGAAATATCAGAGAAAACGGGAAGTCGACTGGCTATTGGCCATATAGAGCGTTTTAATCCTGTCATGACGGAATTGAAGCAGCTACTTAATGGTAAAAAGCCAGTTTTTATAGATATTCATCGGGAGAGCCCTTTTGATCCTCGAATCTTTGATACAGATGTGATATCTGATCTCATGATTCATGATATTGACTTAATATATTATTTGCTCAATGAACCTGTACAGGTTATATCTGCCCAGGGTGTATGTGTTCATTCTGATAGGAATGATTTAGTAAATGCACAACTTATAAGTCGAAGCGGTGTTCTTATTAGCATAACGACAAGCCGCGCTACTGAGCAAAAAATAAGGTCATGGAGAATCATTATGCCCGAGAAGTTAATTGAAGCAGATCTTTTAGAGCGTAAGCTTTATCTAACCCGTAGAACATCAGTAGGAGTGGACTTATTTCAAACAGGCTTTGATCACAAATATACACAGGAGCAGATTACTGCGAAAGTCTTAGTTGCTAATCATGAGCCATTGCACATGGAAATAAATGATTTTATTAAATCTATACAAACTGGGGTTGCCCCCCAAACTGGCGGAACTGAAGGGCTTCAAGCCTTGAAAATAGTAAAAGAAATTCAAAAAGCGACAACAGGAGTTTCAAAATCGTGGTAA
- a CDS encoding glycosyltransferase encodes MYKTVALCMIVKNEEQYLRRCLDSVKDKVDQIIIVDTGSTDATVDIAKEYTNEVYNFKWINDFSAARNEAIKYATSDYILIMDADEYLDESSDLKADVSSECDYYFLKVHNFVSQGQKIEHTSIRIFANFRGLFYRNRLHEHLNNLDEDKKAFTSGFGKSYLYHTGYTDEMMQDRDKQKRNLPLMLQEVKENPNAYNLFNMGRTYKWVGEYEKAIQYFKKAYPLSTNLIIVSDLLTNLSHCLVSLKREFEALQILNDATALYSNETDLRHTQALVFSDVHYYKDAIAALKICLQLGDQGITITEGNGGFMAYYRLAELHEKNYRLLLSYEHIIECVRIKKDFIAGIAKYFEIVTMASIPLTEVYQNFNQIYRISSVKELKVLLEVLYALRHPLLNRYLSDYKINPEDNVLVVATQYDKQYDKARLMWLGMENIDAENGEDILLLALILKDSELFELSRSYLNLSVKEAKMLRSIIMNHEIDTPKLTTYLENILEKSVDCLLVLQEYEIFQSILEYIWLGSLELKYNTLEKMMRYGFNEVAIDLLVKLFEVNPTDKKIIRLLGDACLNSGYLEDAQLLYTKLLDLSPEYSSYERCYRLYEQLEDKEMMKNIIDSIKNKFPLCLWVHEIAD; translated from the coding sequence ATGTATAAAACAGTTGCATTATGTATGATTGTAAAAAATGAGGAGCAGTATCTAAGGAGATGCCTAGATAGTGTTAAGGACAAAGTGGATCAAATTATAATCGTAGATACAGGTTCGACCGATGCGACGGTGGATATAGCGAAAGAATATACAAATGAAGTTTATAACTTTAAGTGGATTAATGATTTTTCTGCTGCGAGAAATGAAGCGATTAAATATGCGACATCAGATTATATTTTGATTATGGATGCAGATGAATATTTGGATGAGAGTTCAGACTTAAAAGCGGATGTAAGTTCAGAATGTGATTATTATTTTCTGAAAGTTCATAATTTTGTTTCTCAGGGCCAAAAAATAGAGCATACCTCTATACGAATTTTTGCAAATTTCAGGGGATTATTTTATCGAAATCGGCTGCATGAGCATCTAAATAATTTAGACGAGGATAAGAAGGCATTTACAAGCGGCTTTGGGAAATCGTATCTCTACCACACAGGTTACACAGATGAAATGATGCAAGATAGAGATAAACAAAAAAGAAACTTACCTTTAATGCTACAGGAAGTAAAGGAAAATCCCAATGCTTATAATTTGTTTAATATGGGCAGAACTTATAAGTGGGTTGGGGAGTATGAAAAGGCTATACAATATTTTAAAAAGGCATATCCATTAAGTACTAATTTGATTATTGTGTCTGATCTTTTGACCAATTTAAGTCATTGCTTAGTTTCTTTAAAAAGAGAGTTTGAGGCTTTACAAATACTTAATGATGCTACTGCTCTCTATTCTAATGAAACAGATCTACGTCACACCCAAGCACTAGTGTTCTCGGACGTTCATTACTATAAAGATGCTATAGCAGCTTTGAAAATTTGTTTACAACTCGGTGATCAAGGGATAACAATAACTGAGGGTAATGGGGGCTTCATGGCATATTATAGATTGGCAGAATTGCATGAGAAAAATTATCGCCTTTTGCTAAGCTATGAACACATCATTGAATGCGTTCGAATAAAAAAAGACTTTATAGCTGGAATTGCAAAATATTTTGAGATAGTGACCATGGCGAGTATCCCACTGACTGAAGTTTATCAGAACTTTAATCAGATATATCGTATCTCATCTGTTAAAGAGCTTAAAGTTTTACTTGAAGTGCTTTATGCTTTACGACACCCTTTATTGAACAGATATCTCAGTGACTATAAAATCAATCCCGAAGATAATGTTCTGGTGGTGGCAACTCAGTATGATAAGCAATACGACAAAGCAAGATTAATGTGGTTAGGAATGGAAAATATAGATGCGGAGAATGGTGAGGATATTTTGCTACTTGCACTAATTCTCAAGGATTCTGAGCTTTTCGAGTTATCCAGATCTTATTTGAATTTAAGTGTAAAAGAAGCAAAGATGCTTAGAAGCATTATTATGAATCACGAAATAGATACACCGAAACTTACAACATACTTGGAAAATATACTAGAAAAATCGGTTGATTGCTTGTTGGTACTCCAAGAGTATGAAATCTTCCAAAGTATTCTAGAGTATATTTGGTTGGGTTCTTTAGAACTTAAATATAATACTTTAGAAAAAATGATGAGGTATGGTTTTAATGAAGTAGCTATTGACCTTCTAGTTAAATTATTCGAAGTTAATCCTACTGATAAGAAAATAATAAGATTATTGGGAGATGCTTGTTTGAATTCTGGTTATCTGGAAGATGCACAGCTTCTTTATACAAAGTTATTAGATCTTTCCCCTGAATATAGCTCTTATGAAAGATGCTATCGTTTGTACGAGCAATTAGAAGATAAGGAAATGATGAAGAATATTATTGATAGTATCAAAAATAAATTTCCACTTTGTTTGTGGGTTCATGAAATAGCTGACTAA
- a CDS encoding flagellin codes for MIINHNIAAMNTHRQLNANTTNTNKAIEKLSSGLRINRAGDDAAGLAISEKMRGQIRGLDMASKNAQDGISLIQTAEGALNETHSILQRVRELAVQSSNDTNTDDDRKELQKEVAELTKEVTRISTDTEFNTKKLLDGAGISSAVFHIGANTGQAITLSIGNMGAASLGIDAVNIDTQTGANAAISTLDAAIKSVSSERAKLGANQNRLEHTINNLGTTSENLSAAESRVRDVDMAKEMMNQTKNNILAQASQAMLAQANQQPQAVLQLLR; via the coding sequence ATGATTATCAATCACAATATTGCTGCAATGAACACTCACCGTCAATTGAACGCGAACACTACTAACACAAACAAAGCAATCGAAAAGCTGTCTTCTGGTCTTCGTATTAACCGTGCTGGTGACGATGCTGCTGGTTTGGCAATTTCCGAAAAAATGCGTGGTCAAATCCGCGGTTTGGATATGGCATCCAAAAATGCTCAAGATGGCATTTCTTTGATCCAAACAGCTGAAGGCGCACTGAACGAAACACACAGCATTCTGCAACGTGTTCGTGAACTTGCTGTACAATCCTCGAATGATACGAACACTGATGATGATCGTAAAGAACTTCAAAAAGAAGTAGCTGAGTTGACAAAAGAAGTAACACGTATCTCCACAGATACTGAATTCAATACTAAAAAATTGCTGGATGGTGCTGGTATCAGTAGCGCAGTGTTCCACATTGGTGCTAATACAGGTCAAGCAATTACTTTGTCAATTGGAAACATGGGTGCTGCATCGTTAGGAATTGATGCAGTAAACATCGATACTCAAACAGGTGCTAACGCTGCAATTTCAACTTTGGATGCAGCTATTAAATCGGTATCTTCCGAGCGTGCTAAACTGGGTGCAAACCAAAACCGTTTGGAGCACACAATCAACAACTTGGGAACCACTTCCGAAAATCTGTCTGCTGCTGAATCCCGTGTTCGTGATGTAGACATGGCTAAAGAAATGATGAACCAAACGAAAAACAATATCCTTGCTCAAGCTTCCCAAGCTATGTTGGCACAAGCAAACCAACAACCGCAAGCAGTTCTTCAATTGCTTCGTTAA
- the csrA gene encoding carbon storage regulator CsrA, whose protein sequence is MLVLSRKKGESIIIQDHIEVTVLGVEGDTVRIGISAPKQMDIFRKEIYLSIQESNRESAAHTQSNLDALRKMINKNNEK, encoded by the coding sequence ATGCTGGTACTTTCGCGTAAGAAAGGCGAGTCTATTATCATTCAGGATCACATTGAGGTGACGGTGCTCGGAGTAGAGGGAGATACAGTGCGTATAGGGATTTCGGCTCCCAAACAGATGGACATCTTTCGCAAAGAAATCTATTTATCCATTCAAGAGTCCAATCGTGAATCTGCTGCCCATACGCAGTCAAATTTGGATGCTTTGCGCAAGATGATAAATAAAAATAACGAAAAATAA
- the fliW gene encoding flagellar assembly protein FliW — MIISTSIWGDIEVNEKEVYRFEKGIPGFEETTEFVLLDQDEAPFYYLQSLQQKELSFVLVDPFIFYPEYEFELPDSETEELEIESNLVVRSILTLHEQVESSTINLLAPLVFNPDNRKAKQVVLHQSPYSTKHSLQPTKEDETIRSKEGE, encoded by the coding sequence GTGATTATATCCACATCTATTTGGGGTGACATTGAAGTTAATGAAAAAGAAGTATATCGTTTTGAAAAAGGAATTCCGGGATTTGAGGAGACGACCGAGTTTGTGTTGCTTGATCAGGATGAGGCACCCTTTTACTATCTCCAGTCCCTTCAGCAGAAAGAACTATCTTTTGTCTTAGTGGATCCTTTTATTTTTTATCCTGAATATGAGTTTGAATTACCTGATAGTGAAACGGAAGAATTGGAGATTGAATCTAATTTAGTCGTACGCAGCATATTAACATTACATGAGCAGGTAGAAAGCTCAACGATCAATCTATTGGCACCTTTGGTATTCAATCCTGATAATAGGAAAGCCAAGCAGGTTGTTTTGCACCAGTCTCCGTATTCGACCAAGCATTCACTGCAACCCACTAAGGAAGACGAAACCATCCGTTCAAAGGAAGGTGAATAA
- a CDS encoding DUF6470 family protein produces the protein MSIIPTLQIRQTPAILHIDADPGQYSIRQPSADMELTTRRAQLEIHQYKPQLTIDQSAAFSAYNGGNYLEMNNRIYSGVPQIFLQALAHKVEQGNRMADIHIPGNTIANVFGEDTETHVLPEFRGPASMDNVDIHVETRAPDIAFTPAVSEMHVTVNRPEIEYTRGKLEIYMQQYPSVAYIPPEIDVAM, from the coding sequence ATGTCCATCATTCCGACACTTCAGATCCGGCAAACTCCGGCTATCCTGCATATTGACGCAGACCCTGGGCAGTATTCGATTCGACAGCCCTCGGCAGATATGGAATTAACGACACGCCGTGCTCAACTGGAAATTCATCAGTATAAGCCACAGCTGACCATAGATCAAAGTGCAGCCTTCTCTGCCTATAACGGTGGCAATTACCTTGAGATGAATAATCGAATCTATTCAGGGGTGCCACAGATATTTTTACAAGCTCTTGCACATAAAGTGGAGCAAGGTAATCGGATGGCGGATATTCACATTCCTGGGAATACTATAGCCAATGTTTTTGGAGAGGATACTGAAACGCATGTGCTTCCTGAATTTAGGGGTCCAGCATCTATGGATAATGTTGATATTCATGTTGAAACGCGTGCACCTGATATTGCCTTTACACCTGCTGTATCGGAAATGCATGTGACCGTTAATCGTCCAGAAATTGAGTATACTCGGGGGAAACTGGAGATTTATATGCAGCAGTATCCATCAGTGGCCTATATTCCACCTGAAATTGATGTCGCGATGTAA
- the flgL gene encoding flagellar hook-associated protein FlgL, translating to MRVTNNMLSSQLLLNLNRNSERMNNTQNQMATGRKLNKPSDDPVGITYSLRYRSELSSNEQYQRNVDSAVSWLDFNDTVMDQAGQIMQRVRELTVQASTGTNPQSALDSINKEIGQLKEQMIDVVNSQLNGKYIFNGQTYDKKPYDLPLNADNTHDTSGAASIATDTGNVNFIVGENVALPINVTGNEVVGTSTDADNLFTIFNQLSAALASGDIKASGDQLANIDTRMDKMLKVRSEMGAKSNRVELMQSRLSDLEVNLTDLQSKTEDADYAELLMNSKIQENIYNASLSAGAKIISASLVDFLR from the coding sequence ATGCGAGTTACTAACAATATGCTGAGCTCACAGCTTCTGCTGAATTTGAATCGAAATTCTGAGCGTATGAATAATACGCAAAACCAGATGGCGACTGGACGTAAACTGAACAAGCCCTCTGATGATCCTGTAGGGATTACGTATTCCTTAAGGTACAGGTCTGAATTGTCTTCAAATGAACAATACCAACGGAATGTGGACAGCGCAGTGTCTTGGCTTGATTTTAATGATACGGTCATGGATCAGGCAGGCCAAATTATGCAAAGAGTACGTGAACTTACAGTACAGGCCTCTACGGGAACTAATCCACAATCTGCGCTGGACAGCATCAATAAAGAAATTGGCCAGCTTAAGGAACAAATGATTGATGTTGTGAACAGCCAATTGAATGGGAAATATATATTCAACGGTCAAACCTACGACAAGAAGCCTTATGACCTCCCTTTGAATGCTGATAATACGCATGATACGTCTGGCGCAGCATCCATTGCTACGGATACAGGAAATGTTAATTTTATAGTGGGTGAAAATGTAGCTTTGCCCATTAACGTTACTGGTAATGAAGTCGTAGGAACAAGCACGGATGCCGATAATTTATTTACAATTTTTAATCAGCTATCTGCAGCTTTGGCAAGTGGTGATATTAAAGCGAGTGGGGATCAACTGGCCAATATTGATACGCGTATGGACAAAATGCTGAAAGTCCGGTCGGAAATGGGAGCTAAATCCAACCGTGTGGAGTTAATGCAAAGCCGATTGAGCGATCTGGAAGTAAACTTAACGGACTTGCAGTCTAAAACGGAGGATGCGGATTACGCTGAGCTTTTAATGAATTCCAAGATCCAAGAGAATATTTACAATGCTTCTTTGTCAGCTGGAGCTAAAATAATATCCGCATCATTGGTTGATTTCTTGAGATAG
- the flgK gene encoding flagellar hook-associated protein FlgK, with protein sequence MPSTFHSIETAKRSLFTQTAALNTTGHNIANANTEGYTRQTVKMRASIPMEAYGINRSNVPGQLGTGVEFDAIERIREKFLDSQYRGENTELGSWTIRSNTLDKLQQIMNEPSDTGIRKVLDNFYKSWSDLSKDPESVTARTIVKENALALTDAMNHMSKQLSNLSADLTSNVEAKSSELQSYVNSIADLNQSITKIEGLGDNANDLRDQRDLIVDKISKIVNVTVTDTDQGYNVNMGGQALVTGFAPTTGINGAFLQAAFASNDLQGGEIHGMIISRDQFVADYTAQMDNLANTLANGDISVTLPKGSVLPEGTVLNGVTYTGTNRTLQSDLTVTVKGLNGLHQLGYTQEDKDANGNMVAGKPFFVASNNGGAITAGNITLNTAIVDNPNAIAASLRVTGTAPTEELVKGNNTLASLMSNLKLNNFTSVSTGNKATIDSFFSSMVGQLGIEAQEATRQTQNSTALVSQVETMRQSVSGVSLDEEMSNMIKFQHAYSAAARFMTTFDQLLDKLINSTGVVGR encoded by the coding sequence GTGCCATCCACATTTCATTCCATAGAAACAGCTAAAAGAAGCCTTTTTACACAAACGGCAGCTTTAAATACAACAGGACACAATATAGCTAATGCCAACACAGAAGGCTATACACGGCAAACGGTTAAGATGAGAGCTTCTATACCTATGGAGGCATATGGTATTAACCGTTCTAATGTGCCTGGTCAGTTGGGAACAGGTGTTGAATTTGATGCTATTGAACGCATTCGTGAGAAGTTCTTGGACAGTCAGTACCGCGGAGAAAATACTGAGCTGGGTAGTTGGACAATTAGAAGTAACACACTTGATAAGCTACAACAGATTATGAATGAGCCGTCTGATACAGGGATTCGCAAGGTTTTGGATAACTTTTATAAATCTTGGTCTGATTTAAGTAAAGACCCAGAAAGTGTAACCGCACGAACTATTGTTAAAGAAAATGCGCTTGCGTTGACTGATGCAATGAATCATATGAGTAAACAGTTAAGCAATCTATCTGCGGATTTAACCTCAAATGTGGAGGCTAAGTCTAGCGAGCTACAAAGTTATGTGAACTCCATAGCGGACCTGAATCAATCAATTACTAAAATTGAAGGCTTGGGAGATAACGCTAATGATCTACGTGACCAGCGTGATTTGATCGTCGATAAAATTTCGAAGATCGTTAATGTAACGGTAACTGATACTGATCAAGGCTACAACGTTAATATGGGTGGTCAAGCATTAGTAACTGGGTTTGCACCGACTACTGGTATTAACGGCGCTTTTTTACAAGCTGCTTTTGCTTCCAATGATTTGCAAGGAGGCGAAATACATGGAATGATCATTTCCAGAGATCAATTTGTAGCAGATTATACTGCACAAATGGATAACCTTGCTAATACATTGGCCAACGGTGATATTTCTGTAACGCTACCTAAAGGCTCAGTATTGCCAGAAGGCACTGTACTGAACGGAGTGACTTATACAGGGACCAATCGCACACTTCAATCGGATTTAACAGTTACGGTTAAAGGTCTTAATGGTTTGCATCAATTGGGTTATACCCAAGAGGATAAAGATGCTAACGGTAATATGGTTGCAGGTAAACCTTTTTTTGTAGCTTCAAATAATGGCGGGGCGATAACGGCAGGCAACATCACGTTAAATACTGCTATAGTAGATAATCCTAACGCCATTGCAGCATCCCTTCGTGTAACAGGCACTGCTCCTACTGAGGAATTGGTTAAAGGCAATAATACATTGGCGTCCCTCATGTCCAATTTGAAATTAAACAATTTCACTTCTGTTTCTACAGGGAACAAGGCTACTATTGATAGCTTTTTCAGTTCTATGGTTGGTCAGTTGGGTATAGAGGCTCAAGAGGCGACAAGACAGACACAAAACTCGACAGCCCTCGTATCTCAGGTTGAAACTATGCGCCAGTCTGTGAGTGGTGTTTCACTGGATGAAGAAATGTCCAATATGATCAAGTTTCAGCATGCCTACAGCGCCGCTGCTCGGTTTATGACCACATTCGATCAATTATTGGATAAATTAATTAACTCCACAGGTGTAGTGGGAAGATAA
- a CDS encoding flagellar protein FlgN encodes MPLERLIDVLEQLDQKHLILLELAKSKKKIVMENDMDSLVQHLNQESRLLKQVEQLEEARMEFSFELLRERGIKSQLNLTITELARLVFDPEDKNKLLSVQSRLSHTLSELKEINAINQKLIEQSLVFIDYSLDLLVGRPNQEMTYMHPDQKSNQPARPGLFDTKA; translated from the coding sequence ATGCCTTTAGAGCGTTTGATTGATGTGCTGGAGCAGCTAGATCAAAAGCATCTTATCTTATTAGAATTAGCTAAAAGTAAGAAAAAAATTGTTATGGAAAATGATATGGATAGCCTGGTTCAGCATTTGAATCAGGAATCCAGACTCCTTAAACAGGTGGAACAGCTAGAGGAAGCTCGTATGGAGTTTTCGTTTGAGCTTCTTCGTGAACGTGGTATTAAGTCTCAGCTTAACTTGACTATAACCGAGCTGGCACGCCTTGTTTTTGATCCTGAAGATAAGAACAAACTCCTCAGTGTCCAGAGCCGCTTATCCCACACTCTCTCAGAATTAAAGGAAATTAATGCAATCAATCAAAAGCTCATCGAGCAATCGTTGGTGTTTATTGATTACTCGTTAGATCTACTTGTAGGTCGTCCTAATCAGGAGATGACTTATATGCATCCAGATCAGAAAAGTAATCAACCTGCACGACCTGGATTGTTCGACACTAAGGCTTGA
- the flgM gene encoding flagellar biosynthesis anti-sigma factor FlgM: MKINETNRIGAINPYQRNIETGRQEELKKSRRKDEVSISPEAMEMLNRSSDADRVKKIQELKQQVASGTYRVDADKIADKLLPYFKQSSES; the protein is encoded by the coding sequence ATGAAAATTAACGAGACCAACCGCATCGGAGCTATTAATCCATACCAACGAAATATTGAAACAGGACGTCAAGAGGAGCTTAAGAAGTCTCGCCGCAAGGACGAGGTCTCGATTTCTCCGGAAGCGATGGAAATGCTGAACCGCAGCAGTGATGCAGATCGTGTTAAGAAAATTCAGGAGCTTAAGCAACAAGTAGCTTCGGGAACCTATCGTGTAGATGCCGATAAAATTGCAGATAAGCTGTTACCTTACTTCAAGCAGTCTTCCGAAAGCTAG
- a CDS encoding TIGR03826 family flagellar region protein: MNLDNCPRCGKLFIMNVRGICQNCIKEIEIEYERCVKHIRENKGIHMHELSEATEVSVKQITTFIREGRISIANAPNMTYPCEVCGIPIRAGHMCDSCRTRLTKDLHQAVSESSNQDQSNNMGSGTYSAIDKLRGK, encoded by the coding sequence ATGAATTTGGATAACTGTCCTCGATGTGGAAAGCTGTTTATTATGAACGTCAGGGGAATCTGCCAGAACTGTATTAAAGAAATTGAAATTGAATACGAACGCTGTGTCAAACATATACGTGAGAATAAGGGCATTCATATGCATGAGCTTTCGGAGGCTACTGAGGTATCCGTAAAGCAAATCACGACATTTATACGCGAGGGACGTATTTCCATTGCTAATGCACCTAATATGACGTATCCTTGCGAGGTATGTGGGATACCGATTCGTGCAGGACATATGTGCGATTCTTGTCGAACACGTCTGACTAAAGACCTGCATCAGGCTGTATCCGAAAGTAGTAATCAGGATCAAAGTAATAATATGGGCTCAGGTACCTACAGCGCGATTGATAAACTTCGTGGAAAGTAG
- a CDS encoding LysM peptidoglycan-binding domain-containing protein: MKSVMKKVAVSSMLAVSLGAVSLLSPLATGQVMAKSHSDDEKQQLEDRIMREQQEAAQKAFEAKVFGTETTEKAVATTPAQPATENNNQATTTKPATTTTETPATVNTITVNVQEGETLASIAEKYGVTVEELVKINNLVKAGQELQVPQTKTNK; the protein is encoded by the coding sequence ATGAAAAGCGTAATGAAAAAAGTAGCAGTATCTAGCATGTTGGCAGTTAGTTTAGGTGCAGTATCTTTGTTGAGTCCACTTGCAACAGGTCAAGTAATGGCGAAGTCCCACTCCGATGACGAAAAGCAACAATTGGAAGACCGAATCATGAGAGAACAACAAGAAGCAGCACAAAAAGCATTTGAAGCAAAAGTTTTTGGAACTGAAACTACTGAAAAAGCAGTAGCTACAACACCAGCTCAGCCAGCCACTGAGAACAACAATCAAGCAACAACCACAAAACCAGCAACGACTACAACTGAAACACCAGCAACTGTAAATACAATCACAGTAAATGTCCAAGAGGGCGAAACACTGGCTTCTATTGCTGAGAAATACGGTGTAACTGTTGAAGAATTGGTTAAAATTAACAACCTAGTTAAAGCAGGCCAAGAACTGCAAGTACCGCAAACAAAAACTAATAAATAA